The following are from one region of the Arachis duranensis cultivar V14167 chromosome 10, aradu.V14167.gnm2.J7QH, whole genome shotgun sequence genome:
- the LOC107468119 gene encoding CSC1-like protein ERD4: MDFSSFLTSLATSFIIFVVLMILFALLASRPGNNVIYYPNRILKGLEPLEGGVKSRNPFTWIKEALTSSEKEVVAMSGVDTAVYFVFLGTVLGILVFSGMILLPVLLPVAVTDDGGNQTTSKGTFSELDKLSMANIRQKSNRLWAFFICCYWVSIVSFILLWRAYKHVAWLRGEALKAPDVKPEQFAVVVRDIPAVPEGQTRKEQVDSYFKTIYPDTFYRSMIATDHKKADKIWEELEGYKKKLARAEAVFEKSKTTAKPEGTRPTNRTGLLGLCGSKVDSIEYYNEKINETITKLEAEQKVTLRDKQQNAAIIFFSNRVTAASAAQSLHAQMVDHWSVFAAPEPRQLLWPNLKIKYFEREVRQYVVYFVVTLTILFYMIPIAFISAFTTLQNLVKLLPFIKPIVRLRALRTVLEAYLPQIALIVFLALLPKLLLILSKMEGIPTESHAIRAASGKYFYFTVLNVFIGVTLGGTLFGTLKTIENSPNKLVSLLAASLPGNATFFLTYVALKFFVGYGLELSRLVPLILFHLKKKYLCKTDAEVKEAWAPGDLGYGTRVPGDMLIVTIVFCYSVIAPLIVPFGALYFGLGWLILRNQALKVYVPSYESNGRMWPHIHNRILASLILYQVTMLGYFGVQKFYYAPFLIPLPLLSILFGFVCAKKFYPAFERPTLEVAANGLKDAPNMDLIFRAFIPPSLSSEKIDDENFEDARSNV; encoded by the exons ATGGATTTTTCTTCGTTCTTGACGTCTCTAGCGACGTCGTTCATCATATTCGTGGTTCTGATGATTTTGTTTGCGCTTTTAGCAAGTAGGCCTGGCAACAATGTCATTTACTACCCAAACAGGATCCTCAAAGGTTTGGAACCTTTGGAAGGTGGAGTCAAGTCTCGCAACCCTTTCACTTGGATCAAGGAAGCTTTAACTTCCTCTGAGAAAGAGGTGGTTGCCATGTCTGGGGTTGATACCGCTGTTTACTTTGTCTTCCTTGGCACTG TGTTGGGTATCCTAGTTTTCTCTGGCATGATTCTGCTACCAGTGCTTCTGCCTGTTGCTGTCACGGATGATGGTGGGAATCAAACAACTAGTAAAGGAACTTTTAGTGAACTTGACAAGTTATCCATGGCAAACATCCGG CAAAAGAGTAACCGGTTGTGGGCATTTTTTATTTGCTGCTATTGGGTTTCAATTGTTTCATTTATCCTCTTATGGAGGGCTTACAAACATGTGGCGTGGCTGAGAGGTGAAGCTCTTAAGGCCCCTGATGTGAAGCCTGAACAGTTTGCTGTCGTTGTGAGAGACATACCTGCTGTTCCCGAAGGCCAGACTCGAAAGGAGCAGGTTGACTCTTATTTCAAAACCATCTATCCTGACACGTTTTACAGGTCAATGATTGCAACAGACCACAAAAAG GCAGACAAGATTTGGGAGGAGTTAGAAGGTTATAAGAAGAAGCTCGCCCGTGCAGAAGCTGTATTTGAAAAGTCCAAAACAACTGCCAAACCTGAAGGAACAAGACCTACTAACAGGACTGGTTTACTTGGACTTTGTGGTAGTAAGGTAGACAGCATAGAATATTACAatgagaagattaatgaaaccATTACCAAGTTGGAAGCCGAGCAAAAGGTTACTCTCAGAGATAAGCAACAAAATGCTGCTATTATCTTCTTCTCGAACAGGGTTACTGCAGCATCAGCAGCTCAGAGTTTACATGCTCAAATGGTTGACCATTGGTCTGTGTTTGCTGCTCCTGAACCCCGCCAACTATTATGGCCcaatttgaaaataaagtatTTTGAAAGAGAGGTGCGGCAATATGTGGTGTATTTCGTTGTCACACTGACTATACTCTTTTACATGATTCCAATTGCATTTATATCAGCATTTACAACCTTGCAAAATTTGGTGAAACTTCTGCCGTTCATAAAGCCAATAGTGCGTCTAAGGGCTTTGAGGACAGTGTTGGAAGCTTACCTACCTCAAATAGCGTTGATTGTTTTCTTGGCTTTGTTGCCCAAGCTGCTTCTGATTTTGTCTAAAATGGAGGGCATTCCCACAGAAAGTCATGCAATCAGGGCTGCATCTGGAAAATACTTCTACTTTACTGTGCTGAATGTATTCATTGGAGTTACTCTAGGTGGAACCTTGTTTGGCACACTAAAAACTATAGAGAATAGCCCAAACAAACTTGTGTCCTTGCTAGCTGCAAGCCTTCCAGGCAATGCTACTTTCTTCTTGACCTATGTGGCTCTCAA ATTTTTTGTTGGCTATGGTCTTGAGCTGTCCCGGTTAGTTCCTcttattttattccatttgaaGAAAAAGTATCTTTGCAAGACCGATGCGGAGGTGAAAGAGGCTTGGGCTCCTGGAGATCTTGGTTATGGGACTAGAGTTCCTGGTGACATGCTCATCGTCACAATCGTTTTCTGCTATTCTGTGATTGCTCCTCTGATAGTCCCATTTGGTGCTCTGTATTTTGGCCTCGGATGGCTTATACTAAGAAATCAG GCTCTAAAAGTGTATGTTCCATCGTATGAAAGCAATGGAAGGATGTGGCCGCACATACACAACCGCATACTAGCATCTTTGATTCTATACCAAGTTACCATGCTTGGTTACTTTGGGGTGCAGAAGTTCTACTACGCACCGTTCTTAATACCTCTTCCATTACTGTCAATACTCTTTGGGTTTGTATGCGCAAAGAAATTCTATCCAGCTTTTGAGCGGCCAACGCTCGAGGTTGCAGCCAATGGTTTGAAGGATGCTCCCAACATGGACTTGATCTTCAGAGCTTTCATTCCACCAAGCTTGAGTTCTGAGAAGATTGATGATGAGAACTTTGAAGATGCAAGGTCTAACGTTTGA
- the LOC107468118 gene encoding CSC1-like protein ERD4 isoform X2 encodes MDLTSFVTSLGTYFGIFMGLMIVYAFLSWRGGNNVVYYPNKILKGLEPLEGINKSRNPFIWMKVALVTSETEVIALSGVDTAVYFVFLSTVLSILVLSAVILLPVLLPVAVTDERVVKESLTSHYNQTVVDELQKLTMGNITFAVVVRDIPAVPLGETTTEEYVHSYFEAIYPETYYKCMIVTDNRKANRIWEELEGYKKQLARAETVFQMSKTNAKPEGTRPTIKTGLLGLCGSKVDTIEYYNDRINETVTKLEAEQKITQSKKQQNAALVFFTSRVVAASAAQSLHAQMVDTWSVSPAAEPRQLIWHNLTIKYFERELRKYLVNAVVALTIVFYMVPISFISAFTTLQNLVELAPFIEPVVRIKALRTVLEAYLPQLALIIFFYLLPKLLLYLSKLEGIPTQSQAVRAASGKYFYFPVVNVFLGVTLGGTLYRTFKLIEDNPKSLLSWLVMSLPDNATFFLTYLALKFFVGYGLELSRLVPLILYHFKRKYICKTEAECKEAWAPGDLGYETRVSEDMLIVIIVFCYSVIAPLIIPFGVLYFGLGWLILRNQALNVYVPTFESNGRMWPHIHNRILASLILYQVTMLVYFGLQKFYYASLLIPLPILSFIYGFVCAKKFYPAFERPKLDVAAKSMGEAPDMELIFRSFIPPSLNSEKIDDENFEESISKV; translated from the exons ATGGACCTTACATCTTTTGTAACATCTCTAGGGACATATTTTGGGATATTCATGGGTCTGATGATAGTGTATGCGTTCCTTTCATGGAGAGGAGGAAACAATGTGGTGTACTACCCCAACAAGATCCTTAAGGGGTTGGAACCATTGGAAGGGATAAACAAGTCACGCAACCCTTTCATTTGGATGAAGGTTGCATTGGTTACCTCCGAGACGGAGGTTATTGCCTTGTCTGGGGTCGACACTGCTGTTTACTTTGTTTTTCTCAGCACTg TGCTGAGTATCCTGGTTTTATCTGCCGTGATTCTGCTACCGGTACTTCTTCCTGTTGCTGTCACCGATGAACGTGTGGTGAAGGAGTCACTAACAAGTCATTACAATCAGACAGTCGTCGATGAACTTCAAAAGTTGACAATGGGAAACATCACG TTTGCTGTAGTTGTCAGAGACATACCTGCTGTTCCCCTAGGAGAGACTACTACAGAGGAATATGTCCACTCTTATTTTGAAGCTATCTATCCGGAGACATATTATAAGTGTATGATTGTAACAGATAACAGAAAG GCAAACAGGATTTGGGAGGAGTTAGAAGGATATAAGAAGCAGCTTGCACGTGCTGAAACCGTATTTCAAATGTCAAAAACAAATGCCAAACCGGAAGGAACAAGACCTACTATCAAGACTGGTTTACTTGGACTTTGTGGTAGTAAGGTGGACACTATAGAATATTACAACGACAGAATTAATGAAACCGTTACAAAGTTGGAAGCGGAGCAGAAGATTACTCAGAGTAAAAAGCAGCAAAATGCTGCTTTGGTGTTCTTCACAAGTAGGGTTGTTGCAGCAAGTGCAGCTCAGAGCTTACATGCTCAAATGGTTGATACATGGTCAGTGTCACCTGCTGCCGAACCCCGTCAACTAATATGGCATAATTTGACAATCAAGTATTTTGAAAGAGAGCTGCGTAAGTACTTGGTGAATGCTGTTGTTGCTCTCACTATAGTCTTCTACATGGTTCCAATTTCATTTATATCTGCCTTCACAACTCTGCAAAATTTGGTGGAACTTGCCCCATTCATAGAGCCAGTAGTGCGTATAAAGGCTTTGAGGACAGTGCTGGAAGCATATCTACCTCAACTTGCATTGATTATTTTCTTTTACCTGTTGCCAAAGTTGCTTCTCTATTTGTCTAAATTGGAGGGGATTCCCACACAAAGTCAAGCAGTGAGGGCTGCATCTGGAAAATACTTCTATTTTCCAGTGGTCAATGTGTTCCTTGGAGTTACTCTTGGTGGAACTTTGTACAGAACATTCAAGTTAATTGAGGATAATCCCAAATCACTTCTGTCCTGGCTAGTTATGAGCCTCCCGGACAATGCTACTTTTTTTTTGACCTATTTGGCTCTCAA ATTTTTCGTTGGCTATGGCCTTGAACTGTCCCGGCTAGTTCCTCTTATTCTATACCATTTTAAGAGAAAGTATATTTGCAAGACCGAAGCTGAGTGTAAAGAAGCTTGGGCTCCGGGAGATCTTGGTTATGAGACTAGAGTTTCTGAGGACATGCTCATTGTCATAATTGTCTTCTGTTACTCTGTGATTGCTCCTCTAATAATCCCATTTGGTGTTCTCTATTTCGGCCTAGGATGGCTTATACTACGAAATCAG GCACTCAATGTCTATGTTCCAACATTTGAAAGCAATGGAAGAATGTGGCCCCACATACATAACCGTATACTAGCATCTTTGATACTATACCAAGTTACCATGCTTGTGTACTTTGGGCTGCAGAAGTTCTACTATGCCTCATTGTTGATTCCACTTCCTATATTGTCGTTCATCTATGGTTTTGTCTGTGCAAAGAAATTTTATCCAGCTTTTGAACGTCCCAAACTTGACGTTGCAGCCAAGAGCATGGGGGAAGCTCCTGACATGGAATTGATTTTCAGATCTTTCATTCCACCAAGTTTAAATTCTGAAAAGATTGATGATGAGAACTTTGAAGAATCAATTTCCAAAGTTTAG
- the LOC107468118 gene encoding CSC1-like protein ERD4 isoform X1, with translation MDLTSFVTSLGTYFGIFMGLMIVYAFLSWRGGNNVVYYPNKILKGLEPLEGINKSRNPFIWMKVALVTSETEVIALSGVDTAVYFVFLSTVLSILVLSAVILLPVLLPVAVTDERVVKESLTSHYNQTVVDELQKLTMGNITEKSNRLWAFFVCCYWFSLVALGLLWKACKHVSWLRAEALMDPNVKPEQFAVVVRDIPAVPLGETTTEEYVHSYFEAIYPETYYKCMIVTDNRKANRIWEELEGYKKQLARAETVFQMSKTNAKPEGTRPTIKTGLLGLCGSKVDTIEYYNDRINETVTKLEAEQKITQSKKQQNAALVFFTSRVVAASAAQSLHAQMVDTWSVSPAAEPRQLIWHNLTIKYFERELRKYLVNAVVALTIVFYMVPISFISAFTTLQNLVELAPFIEPVVRIKALRTVLEAYLPQLALIIFFYLLPKLLLYLSKLEGIPTQSQAVRAASGKYFYFPVVNVFLGVTLGGTLYRTFKLIEDNPKSLLSWLVMSLPDNATFFLTYLALKFFVGYGLELSRLVPLILYHFKRKYICKTEAECKEAWAPGDLGYETRVSEDMLIVIIVFCYSVIAPLIIPFGVLYFGLGWLILRNQALNVYVPTFESNGRMWPHIHNRILASLILYQVTMLVYFGLQKFYYASLLIPLPILSFIYGFVCAKKFYPAFERPKLDVAAKSMGEAPDMELIFRSFIPPSLNSEKIDDENFEESISKV, from the exons ATGGACCTTACATCTTTTGTAACATCTCTAGGGACATATTTTGGGATATTCATGGGTCTGATGATAGTGTATGCGTTCCTTTCATGGAGAGGAGGAAACAATGTGGTGTACTACCCCAACAAGATCCTTAAGGGGTTGGAACCATTGGAAGGGATAAACAAGTCACGCAACCCTTTCATTTGGATGAAGGTTGCATTGGTTACCTCCGAGACGGAGGTTATTGCCTTGTCTGGGGTCGACACTGCTGTTTACTTTGTTTTTCTCAGCACTg TGCTGAGTATCCTGGTTTTATCTGCCGTGATTCTGCTACCGGTACTTCTTCCTGTTGCTGTCACCGATGAACGTGTGGTGAAGGAGTCACTAACAAGTCATTACAATCAGACAGTCGTCGATGAACTTCAAAAGTTGACAATGGGAAACATCACG GAGAAGAGTAATCGGTTGTGGgcattttttgtttgctgcTATTGGTTTTCACTTGTTGCATTGGGCCTCTTATGGAAAGCTTGCAAGCATGTATCATGGCTGAGAGCTGAGGCTCTTATGGATCCTAATGTGAAGCCTGAACAGTTTGCTGTAGTTGTCAGAGACATACCTGCTGTTCCCCTAGGAGAGACTACTACAGAGGAATATGTCCACTCTTATTTTGAAGCTATCTATCCGGAGACATATTATAAGTGTATGATTGTAACAGATAACAGAAAG GCAAACAGGATTTGGGAGGAGTTAGAAGGATATAAGAAGCAGCTTGCACGTGCTGAAACCGTATTTCAAATGTCAAAAACAAATGCCAAACCGGAAGGAACAAGACCTACTATCAAGACTGGTTTACTTGGACTTTGTGGTAGTAAGGTGGACACTATAGAATATTACAACGACAGAATTAATGAAACCGTTACAAAGTTGGAAGCGGAGCAGAAGATTACTCAGAGTAAAAAGCAGCAAAATGCTGCTTTGGTGTTCTTCACAAGTAGGGTTGTTGCAGCAAGTGCAGCTCAGAGCTTACATGCTCAAATGGTTGATACATGGTCAGTGTCACCTGCTGCCGAACCCCGTCAACTAATATGGCATAATTTGACAATCAAGTATTTTGAAAGAGAGCTGCGTAAGTACTTGGTGAATGCTGTTGTTGCTCTCACTATAGTCTTCTACATGGTTCCAATTTCATTTATATCTGCCTTCACAACTCTGCAAAATTTGGTGGAACTTGCCCCATTCATAGAGCCAGTAGTGCGTATAAAGGCTTTGAGGACAGTGCTGGAAGCATATCTACCTCAACTTGCATTGATTATTTTCTTTTACCTGTTGCCAAAGTTGCTTCTCTATTTGTCTAAATTGGAGGGGATTCCCACACAAAGTCAAGCAGTGAGGGCTGCATCTGGAAAATACTTCTATTTTCCAGTGGTCAATGTGTTCCTTGGAGTTACTCTTGGTGGAACTTTGTACAGAACATTCAAGTTAATTGAGGATAATCCCAAATCACTTCTGTCCTGGCTAGTTATGAGCCTCCCGGACAATGCTACTTTTTTTTTGACCTATTTGGCTCTCAA ATTTTTCGTTGGCTATGGCCTTGAACTGTCCCGGCTAGTTCCTCTTATTCTATACCATTTTAAGAGAAAGTATATTTGCAAGACCGAAGCTGAGTGTAAAGAAGCTTGGGCTCCGGGAGATCTTGGTTATGAGACTAGAGTTTCTGAGGACATGCTCATTGTCATAATTGTCTTCTGTTACTCTGTGATTGCTCCTCTAATAATCCCATTTGGTGTTCTCTATTTCGGCCTAGGATGGCTTATACTACGAAATCAG GCACTCAATGTCTATGTTCCAACATTTGAAAGCAATGGAAGAATGTGGCCCCACATACATAACCGTATACTAGCATCTTTGATACTATACCAAGTTACCATGCTTGTGTACTTTGGGCTGCAGAAGTTCTACTATGCCTCATTGTTGATTCCACTTCCTATATTGTCGTTCATCTATGGTTTTGTCTGTGCAAAGAAATTTTATCCAGCTTTTGAACGTCCCAAACTTGACGTTGCAGCCAAGAGCATGGGGGAAGCTCCTGACATGGAATTGATTTTCAGATCTTTCATTCCACCAAGTTTAAATTCTGAAAAGATTGATGATGAGAACTTTGAAGAATCAATTTCCAAAGTTTAG